From the Papaver somniferum cultivar HN1 chromosome 2, ASM357369v1, whole genome shotgun sequence genome, the window ATTGGTAGGGAAaacaaactttataaatgcaGTATCTCAAAAATTCACTATAAAAATCACAAAAGAGAATTTAAGGGTAATAGTCTAAACGGGCTTTGTTGTTCGATTAACGATAAATTGTAGGCCTGTCCCAAGAAATTTTTGATTGCACTTCACTGCTCAAACAGGTAGGCAAGAAAATATTTCATTGCATAAATTTAACTTTACTAGGATATTCAAATGCAATTCGCACGTATCatagttatctttatttttttctctacTGTGTATCTAATTTTATTCTCTATGTTATATTACTTCTATTTATTGTATGATCGATAattttcatataaaaatatttttatgtaAGGAGAAAGAAAACCATAAGAAGGTCATTAAGTTACCAAATTGAAAAAAATCTCTACTCATATCCATTTTACTAATACAATTCCGATGATATAATTGAGATGAAGGaatttataacaaaatataaacttacgagtttttttttttaaatcatgatGCGACGAGTGAGATTTctttttttggtgaaattttAGTGCATCGCGATATTGATAAAGCTTCTGCTGACGAGGTACATTCACATAATGATTGGACAAGAATATATAAATATACAAAAATCACGAGCTTTGGAAATTATTGAATATCAAAATTTGGAGAGAATGAGAGGGAGGTAACatttaggcttagtttggtattgttgcggatttataaaagcacttttctgctgtgcgttgatgtgttgtgctgtgagaaaaaacagtcagacgtttggtaaaatattaattaaagttaatgACGATTAAAaaacaatcaaagtgtgtttaATAAAATATCgtattcaaccattgttgttatgacaaatgacaaaaacagacatatctctgaaaataatttatttaattttattgggtttaaaaataaattattttttctaTTAAATATTATTAGTTGTACTATTATTATGgttgttaaaaaaaattattttacttcaccactttttaatatatataattttcaaacaaaaaatcaaactaaaattaagtaataATTTAatattagtttttaattttgacaaattaaatgaaattgtatcataaaataatttgaaaataaaatataataatatttaaagattaaaaatataagaaataaaaaattgattgcaTATATATTTAAGGctaatttttgtcatttacaaaataaaatatggacaaaaaggataaatctagcattaaattttggtgggaccaaaatTTTGTaccttttaaaagctcctcctccccagTTTTTAAAAAGTTGAGGAATTTGAAAAGTACTTTGggtaaaaagcactttgattttttttttaccaaacaccaatttcaaaaacTATCGACGTATATAGATTTTGAAAgtacttttggaaaaataaaagcattaccaaactcaGCCTTAATCAATTTTATGAAGCAAGAACAAGTGCCATGTATGTTTCGAAAATGTTACAGTGCCGTCGCATAACTTTTTAGTTGTGTTATTCATTACGTGCCGTTTTTATTAGCTTATTATTAAATATCTTATATTGGTAGCGTacttaggcttagtttggtattgttgtaGCTTTTGTAAAATCACTTTTCTGTTGTAcgttgttgtgctgtgctgtgagaaaaaagaAGTTAGATGTTtggtaaaaaattaatcaaagttaaagctgattaaaaaagaaatcaaagtgtttttggtaaaatatcagattcaaccattgttgttgtagcaaatgacaaagacagacatttttgaaaattgttttattcaattttattagtttaaaaataattaattttttactattaactataaatatatataatatcaaatttactaattttcattattattatgattgttaaaaaataACTATTttgcttaaccactttttaatatatatatatatatatatataattttcatacaaaaatcaaactaaaataaaGTGATtgtttaatattatttttatttttattattaacaaattaaatgaaatggtatataaaatactttgaaaataaaatataataatatttaaagaataaaatttaaaaaatgaaaaattgattgtatataaatTTAAGAGTAAcatttgtcatttataaaatataGTTGGGATAAAAATATCAAATCAAACAATAATTTTAGGTGGGACCTgagcttatgcttttgtagcttttaaaagctcctccacCCCCAGCTTTTAAAAGTTGAAGAATTTGGAAAGTGCTTTGGATAAAAAacgctttaattttttttttaccaaacactaattttaattttttttgacatatataaattttaaaagtgcttttggaaaaataaaagcattaccaaacccagtCTTAGTTTTTACTAATTctgcaataataataattttttatttatagaaatcAATTTTAAAACATGGATCAAATATTTTATAATTGAGACAGTGACTCGTGCATCGTACGGATGAGAAACTAGTACTAATTATATCACTGAGCTAGTATCATTCCAGTAATTAAAAGGATAATGATCCGGAAAAACAGATACTAGAAGAATTTTAAAGAACGTATTTAACAAACTTACATTAAAAAATCTTCTGTTTCATCAcctttaaaaaaatcaaaatagagcGGAAAGAGAAAACGGGGTTAGTtttcataaagaaaaacaaaaatagagaCTTATACGATATCATCAATACAAACAGAACCCTAAtatgagaaaacaaaaattagtTAATCTATATACAACACAAATCCTAAAAACTTTAACCTAACAAGGAATAGGCAAATTCAATTACGTTTTTCTGCACAGCTTCAGCAAGGGTTAATCGAGCCTCTTGAGATGTTAATCCGTCTTCTTGAGTATTTCATTTTAATTACGGGAAAAAGAAAATGACATTGCAAAAGAAGAAGGAAGACAAAGTAACAAACAACATTTATCGAATGAACCACAGACTTGACTTTGAACAGCAAGCCACATTCTTTAAAGCAAGTGGGAAACATACTCGACCTGCAATGCAAATGTCCATGCGGATTACGACAAAAGATAATGAGACAAAAAAACAAAGATAGATGACGAACAGAACAATTAGTGCCTGCAGAAGTATTTTAATAAACAACAGGAATACTACACCCAAGTGGTAACATACTCTTTTAATCTATTTTGGTAGTACACACTTTATACTTAACTGTTCGACAACTAATCGATGCTAATTGGAAAGAGGCACAAACATTTTGTGTGCCATATGTCACCTGCAAAACTTTAAATTTAGTAGACGATGAGTACTGAATGGCCGTTGACAACATTGTTGTGGTTGAAAGTACAAATTCTTGCCATTGCAGTATCACTAAACATTGGTGATTGTTCACTTCCTCTAAAAAAAATATCCACCTACAAAAGAACATTTGATTTGGTTATTCTAACTACTTAAAGTATCAGTAATTATAGTATATGCAATCAATGTACTAACGGAGAGCTAAATCATAACACTACCCTTAGATTTATACGCTTAGCATGATATAAAATGAATTTTTCTCTATGAATTGGGCATATTATACAAAATGATGTTTAACACCAAGTAACCaaggaaaataaaacaaaatttaagAAGCAATGGACAGTTCTCCCAAACAATTATTCACCTCATTAGAAAATAGATAAACATAATTCTGGTTTCCTGTACCATCTTTTAGCAGCATGATCCTGCAGTCAATATGGCACacagaaataaaaaaacaaaatcattgaaggaaaatgaacaaaatcataaaGTATTAAACTCGTTTCATAACATTAAGTAACAACAGTCAGCAGTATGCTAACATCATTGAATCTATACATTAATTAGGAAAATAGAGTACAATACCTGCATTTGTCGCATTAAACTGATTTGCTCCTATCAAGATCAATACTCAAAAGAATAATTAGTAAGTAGTATCACTAAACGGTTTTGCTCCTATGACTCCCGGCGATTGTTTAGTTTGGGCAACTAAACCAAGTTAAATATTTGATCTTTGAATAAGAATAGAGTAAACAGATCATATACAAATCTATTATgtcttttgatatttttcttttgcttacaaACTGATTTTCCCCTTTCTTGTCTGTTTCTATGAATCACCAATCTTTTTTGATGGATTATAGAATTTCTTCTTTCTTTGAAAATATTGTTGTGATTAAACCTAATATATAGTAGTGCCACATAGAAAGATTTTGATAATAAGAGATTCAGCCTCAAATTCTTAGCAATCCTAGTTGTTTCTTTTTTGAGTTGATTGACCTCATGATGATCAAATGTTTCCATGATTTAGGTTTAAGTTAATGATCAAAGGCTAAAATACTTAAGGAAGGAAAACAATCtggaaaaatgaagaagatttgaGAACAGCGTATAGGCTGTATGATAGACTTCAAAGGTAGTTACGACttgcatacatatatatatacgtGTAGAGAAAGGCTAATTCCATTTTTGGCACGAACTCCTGATTTCCCTAAATAATCGATTTCCTCTTTTCGGTGAGTCACGGGTTTCCTTTTTAATAATttcacgtttttttttctttttttatttatttaacggTTTAGATGTAAGACTAGTCCACCCTTACTAAAGTACAGTTAAGTATAGGTGTAAACACGGCGTAACTAAATAATTcaagtttaaattctaaagtaagTATTATGAACCTACTTTTTTGTCAACACCGTTACTAACGGACAGTTAGATAGCTTATGTAAACAAAGTGTAACAAAATTTTAATTATTACAACCAATAGAGTTATGCCAAGCGTCCTCACCGTAGCTTATACATCAGAAAAGGGCTTTCCAGGCCAATAGAAAGCGATGGTTTCATCACCGTTTAATGTGAGAGCTTTATTTGTAAAGGCCTTTAAGAGGGAAGATTGTTTGCTTCAGATTTGCTATGGATTATCTCCTGAATGCCTTGAACAAAAACGATCTTTTATTAATCTCACAACATAGCACCCTACCACCCTGCCAAGGTAACATCAACAAACTAAAATTACTTTAATACTTTTGGAAGCATAAAATTCTGATGCAGTCATTCTTTTTTACACAATAGTTTGGAAACATAAAACTCTTGTGCAGTCTTTTTTACACAATAGGGataacttagttttttttttttttttttttgtaagttaaaatGCATTCAAAAGATTAATTtagggagttagtaacccttacatcTAGTTGAGTAGAGCCATCGAATGTTGGGCTATTATAATCAACCTgaacatttgatttatctacttctaaagcGAATTTAATACAAGATGGAGGATGATTTCTCCAGTTTAGAGTGATTCTAAAGGATTTAGCTTCCTTAGCCAGTATATCATCTACATTGTTTGTTGTTCTTGGCACATAaaagaaacccaattttttttgacAAAGATTAAACTCTCTTCTAACTTCATCCATGATAGTATGATTTTGCCAAGTAATTTGAGACTGTATCCTATTTAGATAGTCAAAAAGGTTTTTGCAGTCACCTTCTACACTGAAATTTGAAAGACTTTTCTCGTTAGCCCACTAAGCTGCTTGTAGGAGCCCTAACGCTTCTGCTTCTTATGGAGATGAGTCTGTAATTGGTCTCGCTTTTCCTTGTTCGAAATTTCCTGCAGCATTTCTGAAAATTAAAGAGAAACCTGCTAGAACATCTATAGAAATCCAGGCTGCATCAAGGGTAATCTTATCTTGACCAGCTCCTGGAGCTTGCCATTTATCATTAGAGGAATTCCCTACATTAGTTGATCTAGTATGAACTGTGTATTTATCCTTATGCCAGAACACCAAGTGTCTCTGGATTTCTAAAGCTAGTTGATTATGGGATTGTTGTTGTTTACCAAATGTTCTATTGCATCTACCTTTCCAGATAAACCAGATTTTAGTCATAATAATTTCTATATGAATAGTTGGATTATCTTTACAGATCCATTCTTTACAGACATCTAAGAAAGTAGTAGAATTGTTGAAGTTTAATTCTACTGGATATGGATTTGTGGTCCAAACAGCTTTAGCAAATGAACAATGTAAAAAGAGGTGTTCAATAGATTCAGATTCCATACAACCAAATGTACAGGTTGGAGTTATATCTTTCTTAAACCTAGACAGTTTAAGATTAGTAGAAACTGCATTTTGTAAACATTTCCAAGTGAAAATCTTAATCCTTTGAGATATTTCTAAAGCCCATAAATGTTTCCAAAAAGAATCTAGTTGTCCTAAGttatagttatttatagttttCTCATTTAACTTATTGTACATTTGATATAACTGTAAATTTTCCAGACTTGATGAGAAGCCATCTTAGAGAATCTACTTTGCTTATCAGGTTACTACCTATGACAATTCTGATGTTACATATTTGTTGAGCTATAGAGAAAGGGAAAGAGGCatgaatcaaagattcattctacttTTTAGTAATATGGTCAATAAGATCCTTTACAAGGATTAATGAAGAGTTGGTTGCAGTTTTGAATTGAGTAAGAGTACATACTAGGTTAGATATCCAATTATCCTCCCATATATTGACACTATTTCCATCCCCAATTTCCTAAATGCTATTTTGTTCTACTAGCTTAATTCCTTTGTTGATGCATTTCCAAATACATGAACTTGAAGAGGGCGTATTTGTTCTAAAAGCTAAGGTTTTCATAAAATATCTAGGTTTTAGTTGTGTCACCCAAAAAGCCTTAGGTTCTGTCAAGAGTCTCCAAGCTAATTTAGTTATGAGGTCTAAGTTAAATTTATGCGCATTCTTGAACCCTAAACCACCCTTACTAATAGGCTTACATAAGCAGGAATAGGATTTTGGGTAATATCCTTTATAGTTAGTTTCTTTTTCCCACCAAAGGTCTCTTTGAAGAGCATCAATTTTACTGGTAATCTTTTTTGGTAGGATAAAACATCCCATCTGATGACTAGCCATACTAGCTAAGGTTGCTTTATTAAGAACCATTTTACTGGATTGAGCTAGAATTTTACCTACCCATCCTTGAACCTTATGTTCCATTTTCTCTATGATCccttcaaaaaaaatttatttttgccCTATCCATAAACAAAGGAGTACCTAGGTAAGAATCTTTTAAGTCTATCTGTTTGATCTTCAACAACTTACTGATCTTTCTCTGATGTTTAGGTTGAACCTTTTTGCTGAAAAAGATTCCCGATTTATCAAAGTTGATTAACTGACTAGAAGCTTTACTAAATGTGTCTATGATTTGTAGGATGTTGTGGCATTCTTTTAGGTCCGCTCTAATAAAAAGGAGACGGTCATCTGCAAAAAAATAAGTGGGAAATATGACTGTTCTTAGGGGTTAATTTGATTCCATGAATAGATTTTTCCTCTTCACTAGTTAGAAGGAGTCTAGAAAATATCTTAATACAAACGATGAACAGATAAGGAGATAATGGATCTCTTTGTCTAAGGCCTCTAGAATGCTTAAAAAAACTTTCAGGACTCCCATTAAGCAATACAACTATAGAAGTAGATGAGAAACATTGGAAAATAAGGTTACAAAAAGCttgatcaaaaccaaaatctttcATGGAAGAGATTATAAAATCCCATTTTACCCTATCAAAAGCCTTAGACATGTTAATTTTCATTCCCATTCCAGCatgtttgattttctttttcttaaaggaATGAATAAGCTCTTGGGAAATCACTATATTATCTGAGATTTGTCTACTAGAGAGAAAAGAAGCTTGAAATGGTGAAATGATAGAGTTCGGAATAGGTTTGATTCTATTGGCTAGAATTTTGGCTATAATTTATAAATAGTATTATAGAGTCTTATTGGTCTGAATTGGCTGGGGTCTTTGGGATGTCTTTTTTTAGGAATAGGAAAGAGGAAAGTTTTGTTAAACTCAGGATGCAACTCTCCTGTTCTGAAGAAATGTTGGATAGAGGATATGACCTGTTCTCATTATGTTTCCCAATTCATCTTAAAGAAATTAGCCGGGAGACCATCTGGTCCTGGGGATTTATTTGGTTTTAATTTTTATaaaactaacaaaatttcctaagTAGAAGGGATAGCATTGAGAATTGAATTTTCCTCTTTAGAAACACAAGgttaaatattttcaaataaaacAGGACAAGGGGAAATAGAGGTAGAAGGCTCGGAAAAAAGTTTTAGAAAACAATCAGATAAAGTGTTCTGCATTTCTAATCTGT encodes:
- the LOC113352496 gene encoding uncharacterized protein LOC113352496; protein product: MYNKLNEKTINNYNLGQLDSFWKHLWALEISQRIKIFTWKCLQNAVSTNLKLSRFKKDITPTCTFGCMESESIEHLFLHCSFAKAVWTTNPYPVELNFNNSTTFLDVCKEWICKDNPTIHIEIIMTKIWFIWKGRCNRTFGKQQQSHNQLALEIQRHLVFWHKDKYTVHTRSTNVGNSSNDKWQAPGAGQDKITLDAAWISIDVLAGFSLIFRNAAGNFEQGKARPITDSSP